The Patescibacteria group bacterium genome includes the window AGAAAGTACCGTCAACTTCTAAATCACCCTGGATATACACGTCTCCGCTTGCTAAATCAACATTATCCGCAGTGCCCGCAGCCCCTACCCACAGCGCCACGGTGCTCGTCGCCTTTCCCGTAATTGTGACACCGGTATTCGTAGTATCAACTTTCAAGACATCCGTCCCAGAACCGTTTTCTACTTGGAAAGCAGTCGTGGATGCGACGTTGAAGAGCGCGCCGTCGGTGGAGTAAATATCGCCAGTAAGGGTTGAGGAACCGGTCACGGTCACTCCTGCGGTCGCGGTATTCACTTTAAACACCGATACCCCTGATCCGTTCTGCACCTCAAGGGCGGTGGTGGAGGACACATTGAAGAGCGCGCCGTCGGTGGAGTAGATATCCGCTGCATGAGTAGCAGCTCCTGTCACATACAATGCGCCGTCAATCTCCGCATCGTTTTGTACATAGAGTTCACCGCCGCTGTAGCCAAGATAATTCGCGGTGCCGCCGGAACCAATCCATTGATAGACCGTAGTAGTCGCTTGGCCGGTAATCACGACACCAGTATTCGTGGTATCAACTTTCAAAACATCCGTTCCAGAACCGTTTTCTACTTGGAACGCGGTCGTGGAGGCAACATTGAACAATGCGCCGTCAGTGGAGTAAATGTCGGCTGATAATGTCGTGGCGCCTGTAACAGCCATGGTTCCGGTAGTTGAGACATTGGTCCCAACAGTTGTTGCCGCGACTACTGCGAAAACCGCCGCGACAGATGCAATGGTCACGGTAGCAGCGGTACTTAATACGGTTCGGAGTCGAATATTTAACATAAGCCTTTCTTTAATAATAAAAAACGTGCCAAAGTGCACGCTCTTAATAATTCCCTTGTGAAGGGTTTAATAATAATGATTGAAGAGAGAATGTATTTCCCATTCGAGTGAGCATGCCCTCGAGAGGGATAGTAAAAATAAAAAACTTGTATAAAGTATACAATAAATTTTAGAAAATACAATACTGTGGATAACTCCTCAACCGTTATAATATAGCACTACACGCCCCCACACAGCAGATTACCCAACAAATGATCATCAATCAACGATAGATTATGATTACTACGTTAACCAAGAGGCACCCGCGGCCCCGATAAATAATTCGCGATAAAACGCACAATGCCACCTATACTCACGAACACGCTCACCATCATTATGAGCACCACCAATGCCATGATGGTTCGATAAGGGGTCCATTGCAGATATCCCATGATGCTCAATCCCACAGGCGCGAGCCAAAGTGTGGTGCCTATCACTTCTTTTTTCCCTAAGATATTAAACATACCAACCCTAAATCAAAATTCAAAATCCATAACTCAACCCTTCGACAAGCTCAGGGTGACAAATATATTGTCATGGTGAGTTGAGTCGAACCATGACTTTTAATTTTTTCATTTCAATCACTTCGTCCCCCACGTCGTGGTATATCCGAATAAACGGAACCACGAATCAAAATAGCCAAAGATCTTGTGTACTGCCCTTCCGGTTACTACAGCGCCAAGGCGTCCGCGGAATATCATATAGATAAAAAATATATAACTACCAAACAATACGAACGAGAGCACCATCGAATACAACAACTCTGGAATCAGTAATGTGCGCATCGCCACATCAAGCCAATCCTTCCCTTTATCCAGCAATAATGTAATAACGAGCTGGGTAATATAAAAAACCACACTCATACCGATCGAAGTTGTCCGTATGACGGTAATGAGTGTCGATTCGCCATTGCCGCTCTGATGCCACACGAGCGACACCAAAATCGCACTCAAGAGCGCTAAGGTAAGCATATGGGAAAGCACATCAGGCAAAACCGCGAGCATTTTCCGCCAATGGCTCTCTACGACCCTCAATCCCCCGTACTGCCAACGGACGCGCTGGCGCCATAATTGGCCAAAGGTAGAAGGAACCACCGTCCCTGCAATTGCAGCATCCGCAAGCGCCACATGATACCCGCGCGATTTCATCCTCACCGTCAGATCATAATCTTCCAAGAGCTGTGATTGATCATACCCTTTCACTTCATTAATTAAAACCGTGCTTCTTATAAGAGAGGCAAGCCCGTGCATTATCAGAGGCCCCAAGAGGAATCCTCGATCAGCAACGCGTGCGACATTGAATCCTACGTACTCTAACCCTTGAAGGCGGGTGAAAATATTCTCATGCCGATTGCACACGCGCGCCTGGGTGCACACCGCGCCCAAATATTCAGAAGCATGGAGCGCCTGTATGAGCGAAGAAATCGCATTAACCGCTAACATGACATCATCATCGAGCACTAAAATGTCATGCGGTGGTCCTGGAGGATACCGAAGAGCGGCAAGCCCGCGATTCACCGCGCCTGCCCTCTTACTATTAGTCTTAAGATGAAGAAGAGTGAAATCTGCGCTGCGGCCGAGCACTGCCGCGATGTGTGAGAGGCTCGCAAAAAAATCTTCCTCGCCAGGAGGTGTTGCATCATCAACTACCACCACCTGCCGCACGCAAGGGTGAGAAAGGAGCGTGCGCACAAGCGCCTTTAATTCCTGCGGTGGTTTATAGGTGGGGATCACCGCGCTCACGAATACAGAAGCGGCCGAAGACGCACCTACAGAACCCGGCAATGACTTAGGGATAAAAAGATTCACCGGGTACTGCTTCAATGCCACTAAAGGCGCCTTAAATGACGGATCGAGCATGGGCATGGGGACAAAAAAACGGGCTTTTCATTGCCCTCCTTGAACAAAAGAGAGGCAATTCAGATCCCGGGATTTACCTCTCTGCGCTAGGATATTTTAGCACAAAACCACGCGCGCTGCCATACAACCCATGGCAACTGCTCATTGATTTTAGTACCCACACCCATACCTCCCCCTGCCGTAGGGGGAGGACAATAACATCAAAGTTCTCCCCCTGAAAGGGGGAGAGGCACAAGAGGGGGTTGCAATCATGATGATATACCTTCAATGCACGCGCGCAATCCTGTGTTATTCAAATTAATGATATTTCCGCCTCGTGGGTATGGGTATTATAGATGGCAACGCTTGGCGGTGTCATGGCGCTGCCTGGCAATTCCGCAAGCGTCCCCGAATTAATAAACAGAACGCTACCATGCCGTTCGATTCTTGCGCGGTGATCATGTCCCGCGCACACGCAATCATACTCCCCGCACTTGATAAGCGCTTCGGTGATTGCCGGCTGGTCGCCATGATATGCGGCAATCCGTTTCCCCTCAAGCGTAAGCGAGAAAAAGTTCCCGAATTCATATTCGCTGAGTCCGTGCTTCTCTTTGTACTGCAGATGGAGAAAAATGTCACCCGTGTTATTGCCAAAAAGAAACTTTACAGGACAGCGCAGATCCTTATAGAGCTGCAAGGTGAATGGCGATACGATATCGCCGCAATGGATGACGAGACCGACCTTGCGCTCAACGAAAAGCGCGACCGCCTTCTGGATGCGCGCGGTTTGGTCATGGGTGTCCGAAAGAATGCCGATGATCATATGGCGTAAATATTATTTAGAATAAAAAAATCTTTACTGAATTTGATTTCACTCCTCATTTCACATACGGCACACGTACACGAACGCGGGCGGGAAATTGTACAATTCAAATTTTAACACTACCTTGCCAAATACCTTTTTCACCTGCCTAAAACTGCGCAGGGAGTATTGATATTGTATATAAACGCCCTTGCGATGTAAGTGTGTAATTATTTCGGATAATAAACCCTCGAGCGCGGCGCGGTGGAAATGCGCAAGAGGCAGACTTGAAATGATGTAATCTGCTTTCTTGAATCCGTATTTCTTTAAATAGCGCCCGATGCGTTCTGCGCGATCGCACACCACAAAGACACGGGGATCAGTGATCGTGTGTTTCAGGTGTGCTGCTAATTCTTTATTTAGTTCAAAGACAATGAGCGTGGCATGAGGAGGTAGCAGTTTAAGAATATGCGTGGTGATCGCTCCCGTACCGCCGCCAAATTCCACCACGCACTTTGCGCGCGGCAAATGCACTCCTTCGAGCATGGTGCGCGCAAGAAACTGCGAACTCGGCACAAACGCCCCTATTTGATTAAAATTTTTCAGGCTATTTTTTAAAAAAAGAAGATATCCCATAGCGATAGCGCAAATATACCCCCGTACAAGTGGTGGGCGAGGAGGGAGTTGAACCCTCAATCTCTTGCGAGAACAAGGTCCTAAGCCTTGTGCGTATGCCAGTTCCGCCACTCGCCCATTATTATCCAACGGAGTACATTCACCAACCTACCCCGCATTGTGCTCTGCTCTAATGCGGGAATTCTCCCGGGTTTTCCGGTCTCACTCCGCTCGACATAGGAAAACCCCTCTCCGCAGTCGCACGCAAAGCAGTTTGCGTGCTTTTTCTGCTTCGAGCCACTCCGGGCTCCCTCACCACTGTAACAAAATAGACCATATTGCTCAAACTGGCAAAGAAACCTACACTAAAATCATGCATATTAAGGCGTCTATACCCCTTGCGCTTATCGCACTCTTCCTCCTGCTCTCCCCTCTACATGCCGAGAACGGTCATGTAGTAATTAATGAAATCAAAGTAGGAGGGGAAAAAGCGACTGACGAATTCATTGAACTCTATAACCCCACAGACGCGGATGTGAACCTCACGGGGTGGCGGCTGTCGAAAAAAACTGCCTCCGGGTCGCTCTCAAACCTGCTTACTGAATTCCCTTCTCTCACCCTTACGGCGCATGGTGTGGTGGTGATTGCCCATAATGACTACGCGGGAGCAATACCCAAAAGCATAGCCTACTCGACACAATCTTCCCTCACGGCCGACAACACCCTCATCCTCTACTCTGATAATGGCCATACCATCATGGACCTCGTGGGTATGGGGAGCGCGAGCGAAAGTGAAGGCAATGCCGCGCCTAC containing:
- a CDS encoding glycosyltransferase family 2 protein, which codes for MPMLDPSFKAPLVALKQYPVNLFIPKSLPGSVGASSAASVFVSAVIPTYKPPQELKALVRTLLSHPCVRQVVVVDDATPPGEEDFFASLSHIAAVLGRSADFTLLHLKTNSKRAGAVNRGLAALRYPPGPPHDILVLDDDVMLAVNAISSLIQALHASEYLGAVCTQARVCNRHENIFTRLQGLEYVGFNVARVADRGFLLGPLIMHGLASLIRSTVLINEVKGYDQSQLLEDYDLTVRMKSRGYHVALADAAIAGTVVPSTFGQLWRQRVRWQYGGLRVVESHWRKMLAVLPDVLSHMLTLALLSAILVSLVWHQSGNGESTLITVIRTTSIGMSVVFYITQLVITLLLDKGKDWLDVAMRTLLIPELLYSMVLSFVLFGSYIFFIYMIFRGRLGAVVTGRAVHKIFGYFDSWFRLFGYTTTWGTK
- a CDS encoding metallophosphoesterase; this translates as MIIGILSDTHDQTARIQKAVALFVERKVGLVIHCGDIVSPFTLQLYKDLRCPVKFLFGNNTGDIFLHLQYKEKHGLSEYEFGNFFSLTLEGKRIAAYHGDQPAITEALIKCGEYDCVCAGHDHRARIERHGSVLFINSGTLAELPGSAMTPPSVAIYNTHTHEAEISLI
- a CDS encoding methyltransferase domain-containing protein; the encoded protein is MGYLLFLKNSLKNFNQIGAFVPSSQFLARTMLEGVHLPRAKCVVEFGGGTGAITTHILKLLPPHATLIVFELNKELAAHLKHTITDPRVFVVCDRAERIGRYLKKYGFKKADYIISSLPLAHFHRAALEGLLSEIITHLHRKGVYIQYQYSLRSFRQVKKVFGKVVLKFELYNFPPAFVYVCRM